The stretch of DNA GCAACGCCGGCCGTACCGGAGTCCCGCCCCGCGGCGGTCCTGCCGCCCCCGCCCGTCCGTCAGCGTGCGCTGGCTTCGGACACCGCTCGCCGGGCGCTGGCCGCCTACGGGGCGGCGCCCCCGCGCACCACCGCGGCGGTCGCCGACACGGCGGACGGCGCCATCACCGCGGACAGCTCCATCACCGCTGACAGCCTGGGCGCGCGCGCGTCGCTGCTGGGCAAGGCGGCGGCCGACACCGTCCGCACCCACGGCCCGGCCATCGAGGCGGCGGCTCGCGAGACCGGGCTCGCGCCCGAACTGGTCCTCGCGGTGATCATGCAGGAATCCGGCGGCGACGCCCGCGCCGTCTCTCCCAGGGGCGCCCGCGGCCTCATGCAGCTGATGCCGGCCACGGCCCGCGAGCTGGGCGTGCGCGACCCGCACGACCCGGCGTCGGGGGTCCGCGGCGGCGCCCGCTACCTGGCGAAGATGCAGGAGCGCTACGGCGGCGACCTGACCCTGGCCCTGGCGGCCTACAACGCCGGGCCCGGCAACGTCGACCGCGCCGGGCGCAGCGTGCCGCCCTTCCGCGAGACGCAGCAGTACGTCGCGCGCATCACGGACATGTTCCGCCGCCTGACCGGCACCGCCGGCGAGGCGCCGGCGGTGAAGGAGGATTCATGAGCCACCACGTCGACACGGCGCTCCCGGCGCCGGAGGACTGCGAGCGGCTGACCGGCCTGCTCGCGAGCGAGGACCGCGAGTACCGGCGTCTGCTGCGTCTGGCCGTGCGCCAGAACCGCTACATGCGCCGCCAGGACGTGCCCAGGCTGGAGTTCAACGCCCGCGAGTGGGGGCGCTACCTGCCGTCGGCCCGCGAGGCCCGCTCGCGACGGGAACGGTTCCTGCTCGAGGTCGGCGGACGGCTGGGCATCCCCCTCGGGGAGCTGCGCATGTCCCGCCTGTCCCGGCGCGCCGCCGGCAGGCAGGGGGAGGAGTTGCGGCGGGTCCTGGGGGACTGGGAGCGGACCGCGACCGACCTGGTGCGGCAGAACTCGCTCAACGGCGTGCTGGCCCGCTTCTGCCTGGACCTGGCCGCCGGGGAGGCGGCCGTGTTCCGGCGCGGCGTGGCCGGGCAGGCCCCCTGCTACGACGATCGCGGCCACCGGCCGACCGGCGGGTCGGCCAACGTCCTGGAACGCCAGGCCTGAGGGAGTGAGATGAGCCTCAACAGCATCATGCGGATCGGGCTGAGCGGCATGTTCTCGGCCGGGGCGTCCCTGCAGACCACCGGCCACAACATCGCCAACGCGAGCACGGCCGGCTACAGCCGGCAGCGGACCCTGACCGGCGCCCAGCGCGGCCAGTCGCTCACCTACGGCGTGCTGGGCACCGGCACCCAGGTGCTCGACGTCCGGCGCATGACCGACGAGTTCCTGACCGGTCGGCTGCGGGCGCAGGACGCCCGCCTGAGCCAGTTCGACACCGTGGACCTGGCGCTCGGCGACGTCGAGGCCGTCTTCGGCTCGGTCGAGAACAACCACCTCGGGACCGTCATGAGCGAGTTCTTCAATGCCTGGAGCAGCCTGGCCTCGCCCCCCGTCAACCTGACACTCCAGGAAAACGTCGCCGACACCGCCGACCGGCTGGCCGCCGGATTCCGCAACATGAGCGCCTCGCTCGACGAGCTGTCCCGGGACCTCGACACGCGGCTGCAGAACGGCGTCGACCGCCTGAACGCGCTGCTGAACAACGTCGCCGACCTCAACCGGCTCATCGTCATGAGCGAGTCGTCGGCCACGTCAGCCAACGACCTGCGCGACCAGCGCAGCGCGGTGCTGGACGAGATCGCGCAGCTGACGCAGGCCGAGGCGATCGAGCGCGACGACGGCACGGTCGACGTCCTGATCGGGGGGCGCACCGTGGTCACGCGCGAGCACGTGCAGGCGCTGACCGTCGCGCGGGACGACGGCGACGGCACCGGCGCCGGCGCGGCGCGGGTGACGACCGTCGCCGGCGGCTACGACGTGGAACTGGGCGAAGGCTCGCTGCAGGGGTTGATCGAGGCCCGCGACGAGCAGGTGCTGCACGCGCGGGCCCGCCTGGACGAGGTGGCGGCCGCGCTGATCGAACGGGTCAACGCGCTGCACTCCCAGGGCCGCACGGCCGACGGCAGCGGCGTGCTGTTCTTCACCGGCGACTCGGCCGCCAACATCGCGCTGAACCCGGCCCTGGCGGACGACCCGACCCGCGTGGCGGCTTCCCGCTCCGGGCTGGAGGGCGACACCGACATCGCGCTGGAGATCGCCGCGCTCGGCCAGTCCGGCACCTCGGTGGTGGAGGGCCGGAGCCTCACCGAGATGTTCAACTCCCTGGTCCTGGACCTCGCCTCCCGCAGCGCGGCCAGCGGTGATCGGCTCACCTCCCAGACCCAGCTCGTGGAGTCCCTGGGCACGCGCCTGGATTCGATCCGGGGCGTCAGCCTGGACGAGGAAGCGGCCAACCTGGCGCTGTTCCAGAACGCGTACGAGGCGAATGCCAAGGTCATCGCCATGGTGCAGGACATGTTCGACACCATCCTGACGATGGTCTGACCGGAAGGACGCCCATGATCACGAGAGTGACCAACAGCCACATCGCGAGCCTGATCTACAAGAACAACAACGCCAACCTGCTCAGCCTGACCCGCCTGCAGGAACAGGTGTCCAGCAGCTGGCGCGTGAACGACTACGCCGACGACCCGCAGGGAGTCGGCCTGATCCGGCAATACGAGTCGCTGCTGCTGGAGAACGGCCAGTACGCGCGCAACATCGAGCGCGCCCGCACCATGGTGCAGCAGACCGACACCGCGCTGCTGGACCTGGTCGAGGCGCTGCGCGACGCGCGCGAACTGGCGCAGCGGGAGGTCAGCGGCTCCGCCTCGTCCGAGACCAACCGGATCGGGGCCACGGCGATCGGCGCCATCGTGCAGCAGGTGCTCGGGATCGTGAACCAGTCCGTCGAGGGGAACTCCCTGTTCGGCGGCTTCCGCACCGACATCGCCTCGTTCGTGCGCGTGGGCGGGGAGATCGTCTACCAGGGCGACCTCGGCATCATGGGCGTGCAGATCGGCGCGCACACCAACATGCCCGTGAACATCCCGGGCAGCGAGCTGATCGGCACCGCCGCCTCGACGCTGCTGGGCATCGGCGACCTGGCCCCGGCGCTGACCGCCGGCACCTCGCTCGACGACCTGGCCTACGGCGAGGGGTGGGAGCCGGGCCTCGTCCAGTGGACGGGAGCCGACGGCGTGCAGATGCAGCTCGACCTGTCCGGCGCGGGCACCGTCGGCGACGTGTTGTCGCTGCTGAACGCGGCCGGGCTGACCGCCTCGCTGTCCGCCGACGGCTCGGGACTGCAGGTCGCCGACCCCGCCGGCGGCCCGCTGACCTTCGGCGATCCCGCCGGCGGCGATACGGCGCTCTCCCTCGGCCTGGTCGGCAGCTCGGCGGACGGCGTCGTGACCGGCACGGACGTGAGGGCGGCCCCGGACTGGACGGTCGCCCTGGCCGACGTGCCCTCGCTCTCGGGGCAGCTGCCCCTGGGCTCCCTGCAGGTGGAGGTCGACGGCGCGACGGCGACGGTGAACCTCGCGGGCGCCACGACGCTCGGCGACGTCCGCACCCTCTTCGAGTCGGCCGTGACGGCCGCCGGCCTGCCGCCGCTGGCGCTGCAGCTGGACGGCGCGGCCCTGAACGTCAGCTCGGCGTCGGGCACCGCCTTCACGATCTCCGCCCTGCCGTCCGACGGGACCGCGGCGGCCCTGGGCCTGCTCGGCGAGGGGCACCCGCAACGCCTGTTCGGCGTCCTGGACGACCTCCAGGCGGCCATGCAGGCCAGCGACCTCGACGGCATGCGCCGCGGCCTGGGCGAGCTGGAGGCCCTCGAGGAGCACCTCTTGAGGCTCGAGACCTCCCTGGGCGGCCGCGAGACCATGCTCGACTGGATGGAGGGGCTCAACGCCGAGCACGACATCGCGCTGAGCCGCAACCTGTCGGACATCCGCGACGCCGACCTGATCCAGCTGTCCTCGGATCTGAAGATGGCCGAGACGACCTACCAGGCGAGCCTGATGGTCTCGAGCCAGTTGATGCAGATGAGCCTGTTCGATTACCTGTAGGCGAGTGCGACACGAAGGAGTGGCCATCATGGTGCAGAACGAAGGTGCGGCGACCCTGACCTTCCGCGACGGTCTGGTGGGGTTGCCCGATCTGAAGCGCTGGATTCTGGTTGACATGGATCCC from bacterium encodes:
- a CDS encoding lytic transglycosylase domain-containing protein, with the protein product MPPPPVRQRALASDTARRALAAYGAAPPRTTAAVADTADGAITADSSITADSLGARASLLGKAAADTVRTHGPAIEAAARETGLAPELVLAVIMQESGGDARAVSPRGARGLMQLMPATARELGVRDPHDPASGVRGGARYLAKMQERYGGDLTLALAAYNAGPGNVDRAGRSVPPFRETQQYVARITDMFRRLTGTAGEAPAVKEDS
- the flgK gene encoding flagellar hook-associated protein FlgK, with the protein product MSLNSIMRIGLSGMFSAGASLQTTGHNIANASTAGYSRQRTLTGAQRGQSLTYGVLGTGTQVLDVRRMTDEFLTGRLRAQDARLSQFDTVDLALGDVEAVFGSVENNHLGTVMSEFFNAWSSLASPPVNLTLQENVADTADRLAAGFRNMSASLDELSRDLDTRLQNGVDRLNALLNNVADLNRLIVMSESSATSANDLRDQRSAVLDEIAQLTQAEAIERDDGTVDVLIGGRTVVTREHVQALTVARDDGDGTGAGAARVTTVAGGYDVELGEGSLQGLIEARDEQVLHARARLDEVAAALIERVNALHSQGRTADGSGVLFFTGDSAANIALNPALADDPTRVAASRSGLEGDTDIALEIAALGQSGTSVVEGRSLTEMFNSLVLDLASRSAASGDRLTSQTQLVESLGTRLDSIRGVSLDEEAANLALFQNAYEANAKVIAMVQDMFDTILTMV
- the flgN gene encoding flagellar export chaperone FlgN gives rise to the protein MSHHVDTALPAPEDCERLTGLLASEDREYRRLLRLAVRQNRYMRRQDVPRLEFNAREWGRYLPSAREARSRRERFLLEVGGRLGIPLGELRMSRLSRRAAGRQGEELRRVLGDWERTATDLVRQNSLNGVLARFCLDLAAGEAAVFRRGVAGQAPCYDDRGHRPTGGSANVLERQA